A genome region from Vulpes lagopus strain Blue_001 chromosome 7, ASM1834538v1, whole genome shotgun sequence includes the following:
- the LOC121494477 gene encoding protein lin-28 homolog A-like: protein MGSVSNQQFAGGCAKALEDAARAAEDPQLLQGAGICKWFNVRMGFGFLSMTARAGVALDPSMDVFVHQSKLHMEGFRSLKEGEAVEFTFKKSAKGLESIRVTGPGGVFFIGSERRPKGKNMQKRRSKGDRCYNCGGLDHHAKECKLPPQPKKCHFCQSISHMVASCPLKAQQAPSSQRKPAYFREEEEEEIYSPALLPEAQN, encoded by the coding sequence ATGGGCTCTGTGTCAAACCAGCAGTTTGCAGGTGGCTGCGCCAAGGCGCTGGAGGACGCCGCCCGGGCGGCAGAGGATCCGCAGCTGCTGCAGGGTGCCGGCATCTGTAAGTGGTTCAACGTGCGCATGGGGTTCGGCTTCCTGTCCATGACCGCCCGCGCCGGGGTCGCGCTTGACCCCTCGATGGATGTCTTTGTGCACCAGAGCAAACTGCACATGGAGGGCTTCCGGAGTCTGAAGGAGGGTGAGGCGGTGGAGTTCACCTTTAAGAAGTCTGCTAAAGGCTTAGAATCTATCCGGGTCACCGGACCTGGTGGAGTATTTTTCATTGGGAGTGAGAGGCGACCCAAAGGGAAGAACATGCAGAAGCGCAGATCAAAGGGAGACAGGTGCTACAACTGTGGAGGTCTAGACCACCATGCCAAGGAATGCAAGCTGCCACCCCAGCCCAAGAAGTGCCATTTCTGCCAGAGCATCAGCCATATGGTAGCCTCGTGTCCACTGAAGGCCCAGCAGGCCCCCAGCTCACAGAGAAAGCCAGCCTACTTtcgggaggaagaagaagaagagatctATAGCCCTGCCCTACTCCCAGAGGCTCAGAATTGA